The Changchengzhania lutea genomic sequence AATTTGATGCTAAAACTGGGAATCTTTATCCTAAACCCATAACTAATGAAGCCCCCAAATATCAAGATGTTTTTGGGCTTACCATTGTAGAGCTCGCTAAAGAAAATGAGAACATTGTAGGTATTACACCCGCTATGCCCACAGGGAGCTCTCTAAAATATATGATGGCGGAAATTCCAGAACGTGCTTTTGATGTAGGGATTGCTGAACAGCACGCCGTAACATTGGCAGCAGGTATGGCAACACAAGGGTTAATTCCGTTTTGCAATATTTACTCCACGTTTTTACAACGGGCTTACGATCAAATAATTCATGATGTAGCAATTCAAAAACTACCTGTTGTTCTTTGTTTAGACCGTGCTGGTTTAGTTGGAGAAGATGGTGCAACGCATCATGGGGTTTTTGATTTATCATTTTTAAGATGCATCCCGAACCTCATCATTTTTGCACCCAGAAACGAAATAGAGTTACGCAATATTATGTACACCGCTCAACTTGGGCTGGAATTACCTATTGCTATTCGGTATCCACGTGGTCGCGGTATAACTGTTAATTGGAAACAAGCGTTTTCTAAAATTGAAATAGGAAAGGGTGTTCAGCTTAAAAAAGGTGGTAATTTAGCCATTTTAAGCATTGGGAGTATTGCTAAAAATGTTTCAGAAGCTATCTTAAACTTAGATGTTTCTCATTATGATATGCGTTTTGTAAAACCTCTTGACGAAAAACTACTTCATAGTATCTTTAAACAGTATAATACAATTATTACTATTGAAGATAACGCTGTAAAAGGTGGTTTTGGAAGTGCAGTTTTGGAATTTGCATCTGCAAATAATTATAAAAATGACATTACCCTTCTAGGGATTCCTGATTCTTTTATTGAGCATGGTACGGTTGATGAATTACAATACTCCCTTAATATAGATACTGAGAGTTTAAAAAATTATATCACATTAAAACTCCAGATTTGACCAATAGTTTTTGCTCCAAAATTATCTAAGGTATTAATCTTCCAATAATAAGTTTTCCCAGACTCTACAATAACATCCGAAGTTTCAGCAGTTAAATCAGACGATACCAATGGAGGATCGGTTGCTTCTCCAAAAAACAATTCATAAGTCAATATGTCTTCTGTATTTGTATCAGCGCCTTTCCAATTTAAACTTATTGTACCAGCACTTATAGTACTATTTATATCTGGACTA encodes the following:
- the dxs gene encoding 1-deoxy-D-xylulose-5-phosphate synthase, translated to MSNLLNTINSPKELRLLNQKDLPQLAQELREFIINIVATKEGHLGASLGVVELTIALHYVFNTPKDELIWDVGHQAYGHKILTERRNKFHTNRQLGGLSGFPKRSESNYDAFGVGHASTSISAALGMAIASKLKGDFEKHHIAVIGDASIASGMAFEGLNHAGVTDANLLVILNDNAIGIDPSVGALKMYLTNVKNGTQKRNNIIKALNFDYSGPIDGHDIDKIISELKRLKKVKGPKFLHVITTKGKGLKQAETDQVKYHAPGKFDAKTGNLYPKPITNEAPKYQDVFGLTIVELAKENENIVGITPAMPTGSSLKYMMAEIPERAFDVGIAEQHAVTLAAGMATQGLIPFCNIYSTFLQRAYDQIIHDVAIQKLPVVLCLDRAGLVGEDGATHHGVFDLSFLRCIPNLIIFAPRNEIELRNIMYTAQLGLELPIAIRYPRGRGITVNWKQAFSKIEIGKGVQLKKGGNLAILSIGSIAKNVSEAILNLDVSHYDMRFVKPLDEKLLHSIFKQYNTIITIEDNAVKGGFGSAVLEFASANNYKNDITLLGIPDSFIEHGTVDELQYSLNIDTESLKNYITLKLQI